The following are from one region of the Myotis daubentonii chromosome 2, mMyoDau2.1, whole genome shotgun sequence genome:
- the SPATA4 gene encoding spermatogenesis-associated protein 4, translating into MAASRQKKAILQVPWAAQANLSPLSSQASEAAHANLPPPSSQAAEAAPGRPKKCLVYPHPPRRSRLSRSILRWLQSLDLTFFPRNINRDFSNGFLVAEIFAIYYPWDLSLSSFRNGTSLRVKLDNWAQLEKFLAKKKIRLPRELIYGTIHCKAGVPEILVQEVHRLLTHQETESIQDDLVNFTDYSYQMQLPLLPRSTASKFIKDNIRLSELMSNRSLRSNELKIDFLFLLQMLQRKLSRKMHPSRFEVKPTVGELTLDHISAQASRHKPKAANPRPRDVSVLRTRFCCGFIFNFSSVKRDFLGHI; encoded by the exons ATGGCAGCCAGCCGCCAGAAGAAAGCGATTTTGCAAGTGCCATGGGCAGCCCAAGCCAACTTATCTCCACTTTCGTCACAGGCCTCAGAGGCAGCCCACGCCAACTTACCTCCACCTTCGTCACAGGCCGCAGAGGCAGCCCCGGGGCGGCCTAAGAAGTGTCTGGTCTACCCGCACCCGCCCCGGAGGTCCCGCCTGTCTCGGTCGATCCTGCGCTGGCTCCAGAGCTTGGACCTCACCTTCTTCCCCAGGAACATCAACAG GGATTTTTCCAATGGCTTCCTGGTAGCAGAAATATTCGCTATCTATTACCCCTGGGACCTTAGCCTCTCATCCTTTAGAAACGGCACTTCTTTAAGAGTCAAGTTGGATAACTGGGCGCAGTTGGAAAAG TTCCTGGCCAAAAAGAAAATCAGATTACCCAGAGAACTAATCTACGGCACGATCCACTGCAAAGCCGGCGTGCCGGAGATCCTGGTCCAGGAGGTGCACCGCTTGCTAACACACCAGGA aACCGAAAGTATCCAGGACGACCTTGTGAACTTCACAGACTACAGTTACCAGATGCAACTGCCTCTGCTCCCCAGGTCCACGGCCTCCAAGTTTATTAAAGATAACATCAGGTTGTCCGAACTCATGAGCAATCGCAGCCTGCGCAGCAATGAGCTGAAAATCGatttcctcttccttctgcaAATGTTGCAAAGGAAGTTAAGCAGAAAGATGCACCCAA GCAGGTTTGAAGTCAAACCGACCGTGGGAGAACTCACTCTGGACCACATCTCTGCCCAGGCCTCTCGCCACAAGCCCAAAGCAGCGAACCCACGGCCACGGGACGTTTCTGTTCTACGTACGCGCTTTTGCTgtggtttcatttttaacttttcatctgtgaaaagggattttttgg GACACATCTAA